From one Streptomyces chromofuscus genomic stretch:
- a CDS encoding ABC transporter substrate-binding protein — protein MTASSTRRTTAARSRLAAVGAIAVAGALLLTGCGDQTENGGSDSTDTATKSAAPLADKLPQQIRDKGVIKVGSDIAYAPVEFKDSSGKTVGIDPDLAAAMGKQLGVTFEFENGTFDTLLTGLRSKRYDIAMSAMTDTKDRQEGIDSDTGKKVGEGVDFVDYFTAGVSIYTKKGDDQGIKTWSDLCGKKIVLQRGTVSEDLAKAEAKKCPKNKKLTIEAFDNDQQAQTRLRAGGADAGSSDFPVAAYAVKTSGGGNDFQLVGEQVEAAPYGIAVAKGNAQLRDALQAALDAVIANGEYDKIIEKWGVEDGAVEKATINGGK, from the coding sequence ATGACCGCAAGCTCCACCCGTCGTACGACCGCCGCGCGTTCCCGGCTAGCCGCGGTCGGTGCGATCGCGGTCGCAGGCGCCCTGCTTCTCACCGGTTGCGGTGACCAGACGGAGAACGGCGGCTCGGACAGCACGGACACCGCCACCAAGAGCGCGGCACCGCTGGCCGACAAGCTGCCCCAGCAGATCCGCGACAAGGGCGTCATCAAGGTCGGTTCCGACATCGCGTACGCGCCGGTCGAGTTCAAGGACAGCTCCGGCAAGACGGTCGGCATCGACCCCGACCTCGCCGCCGCCATGGGCAAGCAGCTCGGTGTGACGTTCGAGTTCGAGAACGGCACCTTCGACACCCTGCTCACCGGTCTGCGCTCCAAGCGGTACGACATCGCCATGTCCGCGATGACCGACACCAAGGACCGCCAGGAGGGCATCGACTCCGACACCGGCAAGAAGGTCGGTGAGGGCGTCGACTTCGTGGACTACTTCACCGCCGGTGTCTCGATCTACACCAAGAAGGGCGACGACCAGGGCATCAAGACCTGGTCCGACCTGTGCGGCAAGAAGATCGTCCTGCAGCGCGGCACGGTCTCCGAGGACCTCGCCAAGGCCGAGGCCAAGAAGTGCCCGAAGAACAAGAAGCTCACGATCGAGGCCTTCGACAACGACCAGCAGGCCCAGACCCGCCTGCGCGCGGGCGGCGCCGACGCCGGCTCCTCCGACTTCCCGGTCGCGGCGTACGCCGTGAAGACCTCCGGCGGGGGCAACGACTTCCAGCTGGTCGGCGAGCAGGTCGAGGCCGCTCCGTACGGCATCGCGGTGGCCAAGGGCAACGCTCAGCTGCGGGACGCCCTCCAGGCCGCCCTGGATGCGGTCATCGCCAACGGCGAGTACGACAAGATCATAGAGAAGTGGGGCGTCGAGGACGGCGCCGTCGAGAAGGCCACCATCAACGGTGGCAAGTGA
- a CDS encoding zinc-binding dehydrogenase yields MFAVYAARIDRDQPLSGLELGERPAPEAKPGWSVVDVKAASLNHHDLWSLRGVGLAEDKLPMILGCDAAGVDEDGNEVVLHSVIGQTGHGVGPKEPRSILTERYQGTFADQVAVPTWNILPKPKELSFEEAACLPTAWLTAYRMLFTNAGVRPGDSVLVQGAGGGVATAAIVLGKAAGLRVFATSRDEAKRKRAVELGAVEALESGARLPQRVDAVIETVGAATWSHSVKSLRPGGTLVISGATSGDRPSHAELTRIFFLELKVVGSTMGTKEELEDLLSFCAAAGVRPVIDEVLPMDRAREGFERLASGEQFGKIVLANG; encoded by the coding sequence ATGTTCGCTGTCTACGCCGCCCGAATCGACCGCGACCAGCCGCTGAGCGGCCTGGAGTTGGGGGAGCGTCCCGCCCCCGAGGCCAAGCCCGGCTGGAGTGTCGTCGACGTCAAGGCCGCCTCCCTCAACCACCACGACCTCTGGTCCCTGCGCGGCGTCGGCCTCGCGGAGGACAAGCTGCCGATGATCCTCGGCTGTGACGCCGCCGGCGTCGACGAGGACGGCAACGAGGTCGTCCTGCACTCCGTCATCGGCCAGACGGGGCACGGGGTCGGCCCGAAGGAACCCCGTTCCATCCTCACCGAGCGCTACCAGGGGACGTTCGCCGACCAGGTCGCCGTACCCACCTGGAACATCCTCCCCAAGCCGAAGGAGCTCTCCTTCGAGGAGGCCGCCTGCCTGCCGACCGCCTGGCTGACGGCCTACCGCATGCTGTTCACCAACGCCGGCGTGCGCCCCGGCGACTCGGTGCTGGTGCAGGGCGCCGGCGGCGGCGTCGCCACGGCCGCGATCGTGCTCGGCAAGGCCGCCGGACTGCGGGTGTTCGCGACCAGCCGGGACGAGGCCAAGCGCAAGCGCGCCGTGGAGCTCGGGGCCGTGGAGGCGCTGGAGTCGGGGGCGCGGCTGCCGCAGCGCGTCGACGCCGTGATCGAGACGGTCGGCGCCGCCACCTGGTCGCACTCGGTGAAGTCCCTGCGCCCCGGGGGCACGCTCGTCATCTCCGGCGCCACGAGCGGGGACCGGCCCTCCCACGCCGAACTGACCCGGATCTTCTTCCTGGAGCTGAAGGTCGTCGGTTCCACGATGGGGACCAAGGAGGAACTGGAGGACCTGCTGTCCTTCTGCGCCGCCGCCGGCGTACGCCCCGTCATCGACGAGGTGCTGCCCATGGACCGGGCCCGGGAGGGCTTCGAACGGCTGGCGTCCGGCGAGCAGTTCGGGAAGATCGTGCTCGCCAACGGCTGA
- a CDS encoding Clp protease N-terminal domain-containing protein yields the protein MFERFTRDARAVVKGAVEHCEGVGAQSVDAEHLLLALLDREASRGSFALTALGLAERRESVTRALEEARRRAGLSQAEADALAGLGIDVLEIVSRVEEAHGVGAMSGDRKDRGWWGGRRSFGRGAKEVLEKSLRIAVARRERHIGDEHILLALTARPGVPAEVLADHGVTFESVTRVLGTGGEAKAS from the coding sequence ATGTTCGAACGTTTCACGAGGGACGCCCGGGCCGTGGTGAAGGGTGCCGTCGAGCACTGCGAGGGGGTGGGGGCGCAGAGTGTGGACGCGGAGCACCTGCTGCTCGCGCTGCTCGACCGTGAGGCGAGTCGGGGTTCGTTCGCGCTGACTGCGCTCGGGCTGGCGGAACGCCGGGAGTCGGTGACACGGGCGCTGGAGGAGGCCCGGCGGCGCGCGGGGCTGTCGCAGGCCGAGGCCGACGCGCTGGCCGGGCTGGGGATCGACGTCCTGGAGATCGTCTCCCGAGTGGAGGAGGCGCATGGCGTGGGCGCGATGTCCGGTGACCGGAAGGACCGGGGGTGGTGGGGCGGGCGCCGCTCCTTCGGCCGGGGCGCCAAGGAGGTGCTGGAGAAGTCGCTGCGCATCGCCGTCGCCCGCCGCGAACGGCACATCGGCGACGAGCACATCCTCCTCGCCCTGACCGCCCGCCCGGGTGTGCCCGCGGAGGTCCTCGCCGACCACGGCGTCACGTTCGAGTCGGTGACGCGCGTCCTGGGCACCGGGGGAGAGGCCAAGGCGAGCTGA
- a CDS encoding helix-turn-helix domain-containing protein, with translation MTEATELAERAGDRDPRVGLRAVAALRRLLEQLEAVQVRSARQQGWSWQEIAAELGVSRQAVHKKYGRR, from the coding sequence ATGACCGAAGCTACCGAACTCGCCGAGCGGGCCGGTGACCGCGATCCACGGGTCGGGCTGCGGGCTGTCGCCGCGTTGCGGCGGCTGCTGGAGCAGCTGGAGGCCGTGCAGGTGCGCAGCGCGCGCCAGCAGGGCTGGTCGTGGCAGGAGATCGCCGCGGAACTCGGCGTCAGCAGGCAGGCCGTGCACAAGAAGTACGGGAGGCGATGA
- a CDS encoding NAD(P)-dependent malic enzyme, giving the protein MAAEIVNPRSDSSTEQEGGAEPLDSFDPAFALHRGGKMAVRATVPVRDKDDLSLAYTPGVAKVCTAIAEQPELVHDYTWKSSVVAVVTDGTAVLGLGDIGPEASLPVMEGKAILFKQFGGVDAVPIALACTDVDEIVETVVRLAPSFGGVNLEDISAPRCFEIERKLQERLDIPVFHDDQHGTAVVTLAALRNAARLTGKTLADLRAVISGAGAAGVAIAKMLVEAGIGDVAVADRKGVVSADREDLTPVKRDLAGFTNKAGLSGSLEAALEGADVFIGVSGGTVSEEAVASMAEGAFVFAMANPNPEVHPDVAHKYAAVVATGRSDFPNQINNVLAFPGIFAGALQVRASRITEGMKIAAAEALAGVVGDDLAADYVIPSPFDERVAPAVTAAVAAAARAEGVARR; this is encoded by the coding sequence GTGGCAGCGGAGATCGTCAATCCTCGCAGCGACAGCAGTACGGAGCAGGAGGGAGGGGCGGAGCCCCTCGATTCCTTCGATCCGGCGTTCGCGCTGCACCGCGGCGGCAAGATGGCCGTGCGGGCCACCGTGCCGGTGCGTGACAAGGACGACCTGTCCCTGGCGTATACGCCGGGCGTCGCGAAGGTGTGCACCGCGATCGCCGAGCAGCCGGAACTCGTCCACGACTACACCTGGAAGTCGTCCGTGGTCGCCGTCGTGACCGACGGTACGGCGGTGCTGGGACTCGGGGACATCGGCCCCGAGGCCTCCCTTCCGGTCATGGAAGGCAAGGCGATCCTGTTCAAGCAGTTCGGCGGAGTGGACGCGGTGCCGATCGCGCTCGCCTGCACGGACGTGGACGAGATCGTGGAGACCGTGGTCCGCCTCGCTCCCTCCTTCGGCGGGGTGAACCTGGAGGACATCTCGGCGCCGCGGTGCTTCGAGATCGAGCGCAAGCTCCAGGAGCGGCTGGACATCCCGGTCTTCCACGACGACCAGCACGGCACGGCGGTCGTCACGCTGGCGGCCCTGCGGAACGCCGCGCGGCTGACCGGCAAGACGCTCGCCGACCTGCGGGCGGTCATCTCGGGCGCGGGCGCGGCCGGCGTCGCCATCGCGAAGATGCTGGTCGAGGCCGGGATCGGGGACGTCGCGGTCGCCGACCGCAAGGGCGTCGTCTCCGCCGATCGGGAGGACCTGACGCCGGTCAAGCGGGACCTCGCCGGGTTCACCAACAAGGCCGGGCTGTCCGGGTCGCTGGAGGCGGCCCTGGAGGGCGCGGACGTCTTCATCGGCGTCTCCGGCGGCACGGTGTCGGAGGAGGCCGTCGCCTCCATGGCCGAGGGCGCGTTCGTGTTCGCCATGGCCAACCCGAACCCCGAGGTGCACCCCGATGTGGCGCACAAGTACGCGGCGGTCGTCGCGACGGGCCGGTCGGACTTCCCGAACCAGATCAACAACGTGCTGGCGTTTCCGGGGATCTTCGCCGGGGCGCTTCAGGTGCGGGCGTCGCGGATCACCGAGGGTATGAAGATCGCGGCGGCCGAGGCGCTGGCGGGCGTGGTCGGTGACGACCTCGCCGCGGACTACGTCATTCCGTCGCCGTTCGACGAGCGGGTGGCACCGGCGGTGACCGCGGCTGTCGCCGCGGCGGCGCGCGCGGAGGGCGTTGCTCGCCGCTGA
- the sodX gene encoding nickel-type superoxide dismutase maturation protease has product MPELSQETERERGAPPFGLAEVTGPSMVPTLYHGDRLLLRYGARVRPGDVIVLRHPFQQDLLVVKRVAERRDGGWWVLGDNAYAGGDSTDYGVVPDELVLGRVAFRYRPLKPGRRSPLTVLRWALSAARPVFSDRSASRRLRAR; this is encoded by the coding sequence ATGCCGGAGCTGTCGCAGGAGACCGAGCGGGAAAGGGGCGCCCCGCCCTTCGGGCTGGCCGAGGTCACCGGGCCGTCCATGGTGCCGACGCTGTACCACGGGGACCGGCTCCTGCTGCGCTACGGCGCCCGCGTCAGGCCCGGCGACGTCATCGTCCTGCGCCACCCCTTCCAGCAGGACCTGCTCGTCGTCAAGCGGGTGGCGGAGCGCCGCGACGGCGGCTGGTGGGTGCTCGGCGACAACGCGTACGCCGGCGGGGACAGCACCGACTACGGGGTCGTCCCCGACGAGCTGGTCCTGGGCCGGGTGGCGTTCCGCTACCGGCCGCTCAAGCCCGGCCGGCGCTCGCCGCTCACCGTGCTGCGCTGGGCGCTGTCGGCGGCCAGGCCCGTGTTCTCCGACCGGTCGGCCTCCAGGCGTTTGCGCGCCCGGTAG
- a CDS encoding class I SAM-dependent methyltransferase, producing MTTGIGTDWNAWQESWDRQQEWYMPDREERFRVMLDMVEAFAGTAPRVLDLACGTGTITARLLARFPDATSTGIDLDPALLTIARGTFDGDDRVSFVEADLKDPDWPARLPHPTYDAVLTATALHWFHAEPLRALYGRVAGLVRHGGVFLNADHMIDDTTPRINAAERTLRHARMSRAQQDGALDWADWWQLAAKDPVLAEPTARRFEIYGDHADGETPSAQWHARVLREQGFAEARPVWCSPSDTLVLALK from the coding sequence ATGACCACGGGCATCGGCACCGACTGGAACGCCTGGCAGGAGAGCTGGGACCGGCAGCAGGAGTGGTACATGCCGGACCGCGAGGAGCGGTTCCGGGTCATGCTCGACATGGTCGAGGCCTTCGCCGGCACCGCACCGCGGGTGCTGGACCTCGCCTGCGGCACCGGCACCATCACCGCCCGCCTGCTCGCCCGCTTCCCCGACGCCACCAGCACCGGCATCGACCTCGACCCCGCCCTGCTCACCATCGCCCGCGGCACCTTCGACGGCGACGACCGCGTCAGCTTCGTCGAGGCCGACCTGAAGGACCCCGACTGGCCGGCGCGGCTGCCGCACCCGACGTACGACGCGGTGCTGACCGCGACCGCCCTGCACTGGTTCCACGCCGAGCCCCTTCGCGCGCTGTACGGCCGGGTCGCCGGGCTCGTCCGGCACGGCGGCGTCTTCCTGAACGCCGATCACATGATCGACGACACCACGCCCCGCATCAACGCCGCCGAGCGCACCCTGCGGCACGCGCGCATGAGCCGGGCGCAGCAGGACGGCGCGCTCGACTGGGCCGACTGGTGGCAGCTCGCCGCCAAGGACCCCGTCCTCGCCGAGCCCACGGCGCGCCGCTTCGAGATCTACGGCGACCACGCGGACGGCGAGACGCCGTCGGCCCAGTGGCACGCGCGCGTACTGCGTGAGCAGGGGTTCGCCGAGGCACGCCCGGTGTGGTGCTCGCCGTCGGACACGCTGGTGCTGGCACTGAAGTAG
- a CDS encoding CGNR zinc finger domain-containing protein has translation MELAYYSDYAVRLVNSEEPARGKDSLTSVEAVRELFVGNQSAARRATDADVTRFRSVRARLRAVFEAADGGEETLAVDLLNSLLLEFPVSPQISGHDFRDDDGRPLWHMHLADHPSNATAGYAAIAAMGLAFHLTEYGVDRLGLCEAAPCRNAYLDTSTNRSRRYCSDRCATRANVAAYRARKRLEADRSENTGLAADSAQRSTVSGERRPGLSGR, from the coding sequence GTGGAACTGGCCTATTACTCGGACTACGCCGTACGCCTCGTGAACAGCGAGGAGCCGGCCCGGGGCAAGGACTCGCTGACCTCGGTCGAGGCCGTCCGGGAGCTCTTCGTCGGCAACCAGTCGGCGGCGCGCCGGGCCACCGACGCGGACGTGACGCGGTTCCGCTCGGTCCGGGCCCGGCTGCGCGCGGTCTTCGAGGCGGCCGACGGCGGCGAGGAGACCCTGGCCGTGGACCTGCTGAACTCACTGCTGCTGGAGTTCCCGGTCAGCCCGCAGATCTCCGGCCACGACTTCCGCGACGACGACGGCCGCCCCCTGTGGCACATGCACCTCGCGGACCACCCGTCGAACGCGACCGCGGGTTACGCGGCGATCGCGGCGATGGGCCTCGCCTTCCACCTCACCGAGTACGGCGTGGACCGCCTGGGCCTGTGCGAGGCGGCCCCGTGCCGCAACGCCTACCTGGACACGTCCACCAACCGCTCCCGGCGCTACTGCTCCGACCGCTGCGCCACCCGCGCCAACGTGGCCGCCTACCGGGCGCGCAAACGCCTGGAGGCCGACCGGTCGGAGAACACGGGCCTGGCCGCCGACAGCGCCCAGCGCAGCACGGTGAGCGGCGAGCGCCGGCCGGGCTTGAGCGGCCGGTAG
- a CDS encoding PadR family transcriptional regulator, translating into MPPVFAHGRLRLYLLKLLDEAPRHGYEVIRLLEERFQGLYAPSAGTVYPRLAKLEAEGLVTHTTEGGRKVYAITDAGRAELAERSGELADLELEIRESVAELAAEIRADVRGAAGDLRREMRAAMSEAHKGGAVNGDAGNHGDYGEYDKEAWRAAKEEMRRVKQEWKEQARRAKDESRRAREEAQRARHQAKEAQERARAQAQEEVQRIAQRVQEKVQDHFARGDWPTGLRDGLTELTREFGQFGMNFGKDFGKDFGFGRDAAAESTSPPAYSAASEDFPADYEPSWSHDDSSTGDPARDLDRLLDRFRDDIRDAARDHGVTPDQLRDARRHLSTAAAHIGALLRAPKG; encoded by the coding sequence ATGCCCCCCGTCTTCGCTCACGGCCGCCTCCGCCTCTACCTACTCAAGCTGCTCGACGAGGCCCCGCGGCACGGCTACGAGGTGATCCGCCTCCTGGAGGAACGCTTCCAGGGGCTGTACGCGCCGTCGGCGGGCACGGTCTACCCGCGCCTGGCCAAGCTGGAGGCCGAGGGCCTGGTCACCCACACCACCGAGGGCGGCCGCAAGGTGTACGCCATCACGGACGCCGGACGCGCCGAACTGGCCGAGCGCAGCGGCGAACTGGCCGACCTGGAACTGGAGATCCGCGAGTCGGTGGCGGAACTGGCCGCCGAGATCCGTGCCGACGTGCGCGGCGCCGCGGGCGATCTGCGGCGCGAGATGCGGGCGGCGATGAGCGAGGCCCACAAGGGCGGCGCGGTCAACGGCGACGCCGGAAACCACGGCGATTACGGCGAGTACGACAAGGAGGCCTGGCGCGCCGCGAAGGAGGAGATGCGGCGGGTCAAGCAGGAGTGGAAGGAGCAGGCCCGGCGCGCCAAGGACGAGAGCCGCCGGGCTCGCGAGGAGGCCCAGCGGGCGCGGCACCAGGCCAAGGAGGCGCAGGAGCGGGCCCGGGCGCAGGCGCAGGAGGAGGTGCAGCGCATCGCCCAGCGGGTCCAGGAGAAGGTGCAGGACCACTTCGCGCGGGGTGACTGGCCGACGGGGCTGCGGGACGGGCTGACGGAACTGACCCGGGAGTTCGGTCAGTTCGGGATGAACTTCGGAAAGGACTTCGGCAAGGACTTCGGCTTCGGCCGGGACGCAGCGGCCGAATCGACGTCGCCGCCGGCGTACTCGGCCGCCTCGGAGGACTTCCCGGCCGACTACGAGCCGTCCTGGTCCCACGACGACTCCTCCACCGGCGACCCGGCGCGCGACCTGGACCGCCTCCTCGACCGCTTCCGTGACGACATCCGCGACGCGGCCCGTGACCACGGGGTGACACCGGACCAACTCCGCGACGCCCGCCGCCACTTGTCCACGGCGGCGGCACACATCGGGGCGCTGCTGCGAGCACCGAAGGGGTAG
- a CDS encoding amino acid ABC transporter permease — protein MTVDTDKTTGSADTPAAGPEAIKAIPVRHYGRYVSAVVAIALLGGVIYAFSQGRINWGAIPDYLFNDRVLGGVGNTLLLTVLSMLIGIVGGIVLAVMRLSRNPVTSSIAWFYIWFFRGTPVLVQLIVWFNLGLVFEYINLGPVYRDEWSDFMTPFLTALLGLGLNEAAYMAEICRAGLLAVDEGQTEAAHALGMSHAKTLRRIVIPQAMRVIVPPTGNEVINMLKTTSLVSVVQYSELLRVAQDIGQTSGAPAEMLFLAAAWYLLLTSVFSVGQYYLERYYARGSSRSLPPTPWQKIKANMVSFGRPKGGVA, from the coding sequence GTGACTGTTGACACCGACAAGACGACGGGTTCGGCGGACACGCCCGCGGCCGGACCGGAGGCCATCAAGGCCATCCCGGTCCGGCACTACGGGCGGTATGTCTCCGCCGTCGTCGCGATCGCCCTGCTGGGCGGCGTCATCTACGCGTTCTCCCAGGGCAGGATCAACTGGGGAGCGATCCCGGACTACCTGTTCAACGACCGCGTCCTCGGCGGTGTGGGCAACACGCTCCTGCTGACCGTGCTGTCCATGCTGATCGGCATCGTCGGCGGCATCGTGCTGGCCGTGATGCGCCTGTCGCGCAACCCGGTGACCTCGTCGATCGCCTGGTTCTACATCTGGTTCTTCCGCGGCACCCCGGTCCTGGTCCAGCTGATCGTCTGGTTCAACCTGGGCCTGGTCTTCGAGTACATCAACCTCGGGCCGGTCTACCGGGACGAGTGGTCGGACTTCATGACCCCGTTCCTGACCGCGCTGCTCGGCCTCGGCCTGAACGAGGCGGCCTACATGGCGGAGATCTGCCGTGCCGGCCTGCTCGCGGTCGACGAGGGCCAGACCGAGGCGGCGCACGCGCTGGGCATGAGCCACGCCAAGACGCTGCGCCGGATCGTCATCCCGCAGGCGATGCGCGTGATCGTGCCGCCCACGGGCAACGAGGTCATCAACATGCTGAAGACGACCTCGCTGGTCTCGGTCGTCCAGTACTCCGAGTTGCTGCGCGTCGCCCAGGACATCGGCCAGACCTCCGGCGCCCCGGCCGAGATGCTCTTCCTGGCCGCCGCCTGGTACCTGCTGCTGACCTCGGTCTTCAGCGTCGGCCAGTACTACCTCGAGCGCTACTACGCCCGCGGTTCCAGCCGCTCGCTGCCGCCGACGCCGTGGCAGAAGATCAAGGCCAACATGGTGTCCTTCGGCCGCCCGAAGGGAGGCGTGGCATGA
- a CDS encoding amino acid ABC transporter ATP-binding protein yields the protein MVKAEGVHKSFGHVEVLKGIDLEVKTGEVFCLIGPSGSGKSTFLRCINHLEKINAGRLYVDGELVGYRQKGDKLYELKDSEVALKRRDIGMVFQRFNLFPHMTALENITEAPVQVKGAGRGQAKERAMQLLDRVGLADKAGNYPSQLSGGQQQRVAIARALAMDPKLMLFDEPTSALDPELVGDVLDVMRDLAESGMTMIVVTHEMGFAREVGDSLVFMDGGVVVESGNPRDVLTNPQHERTQAFLSKVL from the coding sequence ATGGTCAAGGCGGAGGGCGTCCACAAGTCCTTCGGTCACGTCGAGGTCCTCAAGGGCATCGACCTGGAGGTGAAGACCGGCGAGGTCTTCTGCCTGATCGGCCCCTCCGGCTCCGGCAAGTCGACCTTCCTGCGGTGCATCAACCACCTGGAGAAGATCAACGCCGGGCGGCTGTACGTCGACGGCGAGCTGGTCGGCTACCGCCAGAAGGGCGACAAGCTGTACGAGCTGAAGGACAGCGAGGTCGCGCTGAAGCGGCGGGACATCGGCATGGTCTTCCAGCGCTTCAACCTGTTCCCGCACATGACGGCCCTGGAGAACATCACCGAGGCCCCGGTCCAGGTGAAGGGCGCCGGCCGCGGCCAGGCCAAGGAGCGGGCGATGCAGCTCCTGGACCGCGTCGGCCTGGCCGACAAGGCCGGGAACTACCCCTCGCAGCTCTCCGGCGGCCAGCAGCAGCGCGTCGCGATCGCCCGGGCCCTCGCCATGGACCCGAAGCTGATGCTGTTCGACGAGCCGACCTCGGCGCTGGACCCGGAGCTGGTCGGTGACGTCCTCGACGTCATGCGCGACCTCGCCGAGTCCGGCATGACCATGATCGTCGTCACCCACGAGATGGGCTTCGCCCGCGAGGTCGGCGACAGCCTGGTCTTCATGGACGGCGGCGTGGTGGTCGAGTCCGGCAACCCGCGGGACGTCCTGACCAACCCGCAGCACGAGCGGACGCAGGCGTTCCTGTCCAAGGTGCTGTAG